From a region of the Dictyostelium discoideum AX4 chromosome 2 chromosome, whole genome shotgun sequence genome:
- a CDS encoding C2 calcium/lipid-binding region-containing protein (Similar to CaLB): MDKFKDKLKVQSPSSNKEDIKISYVVKIVKVTGLPKSSYSPLLVSWKRGSKKENSGEVKTIPRDGEGVVDHTINLNATITKTPKGFLEKSIQFTVKEEKLGKKPVSLGSVSVNLAQYAESKTEKTHPFPIQDKSKVVCNLYLSIQSSWLKVNGKSMVKAEGNQKEILQELGKQKISHEGTDYFLQTEQDMSEPDQTDFGHDSDNEDEDHVDFDDDSNDKSNVSTLSRKSSSGSVEKGESSSSSSTTIANGHNRTNSSNSVGSNTTTTTTTTSNYVPPALIKEESEEKDLNAMTADLKIKKYKKQLKTLKSELEKSKSQFSTLSKDRDEKVEEIKRMIDDMENIKDRSKSVGNGVIADYNNQIEQLNSKLTAGNKDIENLKIQLQRERNQSSQDSNQVTVLQNQLLTINSQLDTIRNENTTLNNQIRQLETQLRESSSNKPEELQNALATVQNLHLELNQLRSQLATTTEENRSQFIQLEQERLKSNSTESNVNRVEQEKLNLQQRLEHYERTIHLQLEDFEKEKLKISAELGDLKTKLLNYEKLESELNELKSKQPTIPENNNDNDKELIEARDEILQLKEKLNEKEDSIKSTNDQLIEIKDKLIIKETALIELQDQFEQLKKQDNKELLEARDQIVELKDRLTQKEESFKETENKLEDRAIEISELRDKLAEKESILTDREEQLDQLKQSIENQSSTTPIISDQQELLEARDEIVQLKDKLTAKEDSIKDIDNQLIELKDRLTAKELLFKETEDQLYEKSNEISILQDKISNLEESNNNNNSNNSNSSINELQLKLKEFELNTLDKNQSYEERIEKLELQLKEKQLEVQSLQLEIHNNVKEGDSNDRLLKLEEQYKELQEKFDKVKNKKNTLKVLCSNYKLNIEQLEQKQSTLESSAIANQDGLSDEIDQLKSKLIHQTNENEIIQDENNQLKLQLTSYQDDSISKQNIIKDYQEIISKLEQEKEDLIENNKNNKKNSDNSDGHDDSGDDDDRSAEIEEFKEKIQYQKEKIKALKEDLESKSDEWIDIKIKMEEIIGGKQDEIEKLQQQLQQKESLSSLALPVSKDDNNQSNQILEEEIDQLKSQIKQLQQENLAISSEKQFKVQHLQQELEQLRQVNSASASPRSSIGGGGSGIDNLDDLRKEMEENKNIETSIYWSELDFDRNNIPFCGTNVWAIIDGIGGLGKSQNIRLLNKIVISLEKSFLRSGNDCKFIAYWFSTCCYLLSKCHQAGYTQESANPMKSGIEINVNSFVTPAPEIGGSFIRDLQALNLSIYSKLLSVTEIKLERVLIPSVYLPDSIILEAQKSPIKSSSSSSSTSPLGRTSGSLPFNNTGANSINNLLYILDGIIQFLKEGRIFDSVSNQFLNQIFYFMNAQITNHLLNNPKVCTTTQGLEVKMGVSRLKEWCSATPYKSASQQLDSSLEASNLLVIDKNVFVDIEAIKSIFQKLNLHQIKQLLQSFTPDSLSPDTIPTVLRKALDSNWRQSIDINSLPLLIDQSKKFKI, encoded by the exons TTATCAATTCAATCATCATGGTTAAAAGTTAATGGTAAATCAATGGTAAAAGCAGAAGGTAATCAAAAAGAAATACTTCAAGAATTAGGTAAACAAAAGATTTCACATGAAGGTACTGATTATTTCCTTCAAACTGAACAAGATATGAGTGAACCTGATCAAACTGATTTTGGTCATGATTCTGAT aatgaagatgaagatcatgttgattttgatgatgattcaaatgataaatcaaatgtATCGACATTATCAAGAAAGAGCAGTTCAGGATCAGTTGAAAAAGgtgaatcatcatcatcatcatcgacAACAATAGCAAATGGACATAATCGTACAAATAGTTCAAATAGTGTTGGTTCAAATACTACAACAACGactacaacaacatcaaattATGTTCCACCAGCATTAATTAAAGAGGAGTCagaagaaaaagatttaaatgcAATGACAGCAgatttaaagataaagaaatataagaaacaattgaaaacATTGAAATCGGAATTAGAGAAATCAAAGAGCCAATTCTCAACACTTTCAAAAGATCGTGATGAAAAAGTTGAAGAGATTAAAAGAATGATTGATGATATGGAGAATATTAAAGATCGTTCTAAATCCGTTGGAAATGGTGTGATCGCCGATTACAATAACCAAATCGAGCAATTGAATAGCAAATTGACCGCAGGCAATAAGGATATtgagaatttgaaaattcaattacaacGTGAACGTAACCAATCCTCTCAAGATTCTAACCAAGTGACAGTattacaaaatcaattattaacaatCAATTCACAATTGGACACTATTCGTAACGAGAATACCACATTGAATAACCAAATCCGTCAATTGGAGACCCAATTGAGAGAGTCGTCCTCAAACAAGCCTGAGGAACTTCAAAATGCTTTAGCAACCGTTCAGAATTTACATTtggaattgaatcaattacgTAGCCAATTGGCAACAACTACCGAAGAGAATAGAAGTCAATTCATTCAATTGGAACAAGAAAGAttgaaatcaaattcaaccgAATCAAATGTTAATCGTGTTGAACAAGAAAAACTTAACCTACAACAACGTTTAGAACATTATGAACGTACAATTCATTTACAATTGGAAGactttgaaaaagaaaaattaaaaatctcTGCTGAACTTGGTGATTTAAAAactaaacttttaaattatgaaaaattagaatctgaattaaatgaattaaaatcaaaacaacCAACCATACCTGAAAACAACAACGATAAcgataaagaattaattgaagcacgtgatgaaattttacaattaaaagagaaattaaatgaaaaagaagattcaattaaatcaacaaatgatcaattaattgaaattaaagataaattaataattaaagaaactgctttaattgaattacaaGATCAATTtgaacaattgaaaaaacaagATAACAAAGAATTGCTTGAAGCACGTGATCAAATAGTTGAATTAAAGGATAGATTAACTCAGAAAGAAGAATCATTTAAAGAGactgaaaataaattagaggATAGAGCAATTGAAATTTCTGAATTGAGAGATAAATTAGCAGAAAAGGAATCAATATTAACAGATAGGGAAGAACAATTGGACCAATTGaaacaatcaattgaaaatcaatcttcaacaacaccaatcATATCGGATCAACAAGAATTGCTTGAAGCACGTGATGAAATCgttcaattaaaagataaattaacTGCAAAAGaagattcaattaaagatattgataatcaattaattgaattaaaagataGATTAACTgcaaaagaattattatttaaagagaCTGAAGATCAACtttatgaaaaatcaaatgaaatttcaatacTTCAAGATAAgatttcaaatttagaagaatcaaataataataataatagtaataatagtaatagtagtattaATGaacttcaattgaaattaaaagaatttgaattaaatactTTAGATAAAAATCAAAGTTATGAAGAgagaattgaaaaattagaattacaattaaaagaGAAACAATTGGAAGTTCAATCATTACAACTTGAAATTCATAATAATGTAAAAGAAGGTGATTCAAATGATAGATTATTGAAATTGGAAGAACAATATAAAGAATTACAAGAAAAGTTtgataaagttaaaaataagaaaaatacATTAAAAGTATTATgttcaaattataaattaaatattgaacaattagaacaaaaacaatcaacTTTAGAATCTTCTGCAATTGCAAATCAAGATGGTTTATCCGATGAAATCGATCAAttgaaatcaaaattaattcatcaaaccaatgaaaatgaaatcatccaagatgaaaataatcaattaaaattacaactCACTTCATATCAAgatgattcaatttcaaaacaaaatattattaaagattatcaagaaataatttcaaaattagaacaagaaaaagaagatttaattgaaaataataaaaataataaaaagaatagtGACAATAGTGATGGCCATGATGATAGTGGTGATGACGATGATCGTTCAGCagaaattgaagaatttaaagaaaaaattcaatatcaaaaagaaaaaattaaagcaTTAAAAGAAGATTTAGAATCAAAATCTGATGAATGGATTGatataaagataaagatggAAGAAATTATTGGTGGTAAAcaagatgaaattgaaaaattacaacaacaattacaacaaaaagaatcattatcatctttaGCTTTACCAGTTTcaaaagatgataataatcaatcaaatcaaattttagaaGAAGAGattgatcaattaaaaagtcaaattaaacaattacaacaagaGAATCTTGCAATTTCATCAGAGAAACAATTTAAAGTTCAACATCTTCAACAAGAATTAGAACAATTAAGACAAGTTAATAGTGCAAGTGCTTCACCAAGATCAtctattggtggtggtggtagtggtattgATAATCTTGATGATTTAAGAAAAGAAATGGAAGAAAATAAGAATATTGAAACATCAATTTATTGGTCAGAATTGGATTTTGATAGAAATAATATACCATTTTGTGGTACAAATGTTTGGGCAATCATTGATGGTATTGGTGGTTTAGGTAAATCTCAAAATATTAGATTATTGAATAAGATTGTTATCTCTTTAGAGAAATCATTCTTACGTTCTGGTAATGATTGTAAATTCATTGCCTATTGGTTTAGTACTTGTTGTTATTTACTCTCAAAATGTCATCAAGCTGGATACACTCAAGAATCTGCAAATCCAATGAAATCAGGTATTGAAATCAATGTTAATTCATTTGTAACACCTGCACCTGAAATAGGTGGTTCTTTCATTAGAGATCTTCAAGCATTGAATCTTTCAATCTATAGTAAACTATTGTCAGTCACAGAGATTAAATTGGAGAGAGTGTTAATTCCATCGGTTTACCTACCAGACTCCATCATTTTGGAAGCTCAAAAAAGTCCAATCAAaagttcatcatcatcttcctCAACCTCTCCATTAGGTAGAACTTCAGGTTCTttaccatttaataatactGGCGCTAATTCTATCAATAATCTACTCTACATTCTTGATGGTATCATTCAATTTTTGAAAGAGGGTAGAATATTCGATAGTGTTTCAAATCAATTCCTTAATCAAATCTTTTACTTTATGAATGCTCAAATCACTAATCATCtattaaataatccaaaaGTTTGTACTACCACTCAAGGTTTAGAGGTTAAAATGGGTGTCTCTCGTCTAAAGGAATGGTGTTCTGCAACCCCCTACAAATCTGCCTCTCAACAATTGGATTCCTCCTTGGAGGCTTCAAATCTTTTAGTCATTGACAAAAATGTTTTCGTTGATATTGAAGCTATAAAATCAATCttccaaaaattaaatcttcatcaaattaaacaattactTCAATCTTTCACTCCTGATAGTTTATCACCTGATACTATACCAACTGTATTACGAAAAGCACTCGATTCTAATTGGAGACAATCAATCGATATTAATTCTTTACCACTTTTAATTGACCaatctaaaaaatttaaaatttaa